From Astyanax mexicanus isolate ESR-SI-001 chromosome 16, AstMex3_surface, whole genome shotgun sequence, one genomic window encodes:
- the rxfp3.2b gene encoding relaxin family peptide receptor 3.2b produces the protein MERNSTTQAPQDPGECEPGLERLERMERLESSTGLENCTDGLVGNLSLRCWLHLLTKESGTALQGDGSSLSVRVMIALIYSVVCALGLVGNSLALYLLHSRHRQKRSSINCFVMGLALTDLQFVLTLPFWAVDTALDFRWPFGKVMCKIVSSVTTMNMYASVYFLTAMSVARYYSVASSLKMHSQRAAAAGAKWISLGIWVVSLLATLPHAIYSTIAQVATDEELCLVRFPETGSWDPQLLLGLYQLQKVLLGFVIPLVVITLCYLLLLRFVLSRRVRGAVSSESEHGRHKRRSKVTKSVVIVVLSFFLCWLPNQALTLWAVLIKFDLVPFSKAFYNAQAYAFPLSVCLAHTNSCLNPVLYCLIRREFRAGLKELLLRATPSYRSLAQLLPRKTKVAEAPPVLVLVQMDV, from the coding sequence ATGGAGAGGAATAGTACGACTCAAGCACCTCAGGATCCTGGAGAATGCGAGCCGGGGCTGGAGAGGTTGGAGAGGATGGAGAGGCTGGAGAGCAGCACTGGACTGGAGAACTGTACAGATGGTTTGGTGGGGAACCTGTCACTGCGCTGTTGGCTGCACCTACTGACCAAAGAGTCGGGCACAGCGCTGCAGGGAGACGGGTCCAGCTTGTCTGTACGTGTGATGATTGCGTTGATCTACTCTGTGGTTTGTGCACTAGGACTGGTGGGCAACTCTCTGGCTCTTTACCTACTCCATTCGCGCCACCGGCAAAAGCGCTCCTCCATCAACTGCTTTGTTATGGGCCTGGCGCTCACCGACCTTCAGTTTGTCCTGACTCTGCCCTTCTGGGCTGTGGACACCGCACTGGACTTCCGCTGGCCCTTTGGGAAGGTCATGTGCAAGATTGTCAGCTCCGTCACCACCATGAACATGTACGCCAGCGTCTACTTCCTTACCGCCATGAGTGTGGCGCGGTACTACTCGGTGGCCTCTTCGCTTAAGATGCACAGCCAGAGAGCGGCAGCCGCTGGGGCCAAGTGGATCAGCTTGGGCATCTGGGTGGTGTCCCTCCTGGCCACATTGCCGCATGCCATCTACTCAACCATCGCCCAGGTGGCCACAGACGAGGAACTTTGCCTGGTTCGCTTCCCAGAAACAGGCAGCTGGGACCCGCAGCTGCTTCTGGGTCTCTACCAGCTGCAGAAGGTTCTACTGGGCTTCGTAATCCCTCTAGTGGTGATCACCCTCTGctacctgctgctgctgcgctttGTGCTGAGCCGGAGGGTCAGGGGTGCAGTTAGCTCGGAAAGCGAACACGGACGCCACAAGCGCCGCTCCAAGGTCACCAAGTCAGTGGTGATCGTGGtactctctttcttcctctgttGGCTGCCCAACCAGGCACTGACTCTTTGGGCTGTGCTCATCAAGTTCGACCTGGTGCCCTTCAGCAAGGCCTTCTACAACGCCCAGGCCTACGCCTTTCCGCTCTCCGTTTGCTTGGCGCATACAAACAGCTGCCTCAACCCGGTGCTCTACTGCTTGATCCGCCGTGAGTTCCGGGCCGGACTGAAGGAGCTGTTACTCAGGGCCACACCGTCGTACCGCAGCCTGGCCCAACTGCTTCCTCGAAAGACCAAGGTAGCCGAGGCGCCCCCTGTCCTGGTGTTGGTGCAGATGGATGTCTGA